In Candidatus Poribacteria bacterium, one DNA window encodes the following:
- a CDS encoding sulfatase-like hydrolase/transferase produces the protein MCDQMRWDAAGFAGSPIVQTPHLDRLAANGVCFENAYCASPVCSPARASWLTGLYPHAHLQLRNYGPKRMGEFGGYLPHDRITIGDVLKRAGYRCGIVGPWHLGDDHRPQHGFSDFWCAYRYLGDYPDPLFDYFDTEGVENLYRSGAPGMTQYGNILEFGTITDPRQQRTTWTIDCSLEFLQQQGDDPFFLFASIKDPHPLVLVPPDLPERYHEEEMPLSASLRDPLDGKPEFQNRGKFRIPSTVTDAEFRRMMTYYYALITHIDTQVGRLLNVLEGTNTVVAFISDHGELLGDHGYTEKCLMYEASVRVPCLLSWQNHLPSGFRVTTPLAGVDLMPTLLSFADQVPGTPIDGRSVAEAILNGRQPEHQPIFAEIASLDAIYHNANEPEELAACMMMTDGHWKYIRNRFDIDELYDLKTDPGEMRNVAHRPEHQNRIAQMRQQIAEMVCRTGPGPYAWCL, from the coding sequence ATGTGTGATCAGATGCGGTGGGACGCTGCCGGGTTCGCCGGTAGCCCGATCGTTCAAACGCCGCATCTGGATCGGCTGGCAGCAAATGGCGTCTGCTTCGAAAACGCTTATTGTGCATCGCCGGTCTGCTCGCCGGCACGCGCAAGTTGGTTGACAGGACTCTACCCGCATGCCCATTTACAACTGCGGAATTACGGACCGAAAAGAATGGGGGAATTCGGCGGCTACTTGCCTCACGATCGGATCACGATTGGGGATGTGCTCAAACGCGCGGGCTATCGCTGCGGTATCGTTGGTCCGTGGCATCTGGGGGACGACCATCGTCCACAACACGGATTTTCCGATTTTTGGTGTGCCTATCGTTATCTCGGTGACTATCCAGACCCACTCTTTGATTACTTCGATACGGAAGGGGTTGAAAACCTCTATCGCTCAGGGGCACCCGGAATGACGCAGTACGGAAATATCCTGGAATTCGGCACCATTACAGATCCTCGACAGCAGCGCACAACTTGGACGATCGACTGTTCGCTCGAATTTCTTCAGCAACAGGGTGATGACCCGTTCTTCCTGTTTGCGAGTATTAAAGATCCACATCCACTTGTCTTGGTGCCGCCGGACCTACCGGAACGTTATCATGAAGAAGAGATGCCATTATCCGCCTCGTTGCGTGATCCACTCGATGGGAAGCCCGAATTTCAGAATCGCGGAAAATTCCGCATCCCTTCAACGGTAACTGACGCTGAATTCCGTCGAATGATGACTTACTACTACGCCCTAATTACACACATCGACACCCAAGTCGGACGCCTGCTAAACGTGCTTGAGGGGACAAATACGGTTGTCGCCTTCATAAGCGATCACGGCGAGTTGCTCGGCGACCACGGCTACACCGAGAAGTGTTTGATGTATGAGGCTTCGGTGCGCGTGCCGTGTCTGCTCTCATGGCAAAACCATCTGCCGTCGGGTTTTCGCGTCACGACCCCGCTGGCGGGCGTGGATCTGATGCCGACCTTGTTGAGTTTCGCGGATCAGGTCCCAGGGACGCCGATTGATGGACGCTCCGTCGCAGAGGCGATTTTGAACGGGCGACAGCCCGAACATCAACCGATCTTCGCCGAAATCGCCAGTCTCGATGCGATCTATCATAATGCAAACGAACCGGAAGAACTGGCGGCTTGTATGATGATGACCGATGGACACTGGAAATATATTCGGAACCGCTTTGATATTGATGAACTCTATGACCTTAAGACAGACCCGGGCGAAATGCGAAACGTCGCCCATCGTCCGGAACACCAGAACCGCATCGCACAGATGCGCCAGCAGATCGCCGAGATGGTTTGCCGAACAGGCCCCGGTCCTTATGCGTGGTGTTTGTAG